A genomic region of Arcobacter sp. LA11 contains the following coding sequences:
- a CDS encoding transporter substrate-binding domain-containing protein, giving the protein MRLLIIILYVFSNYVFALSNTQFFDKLNTEEKEFLKTHPQIIVSNEKDWAPYDYNEQGVAKGYSIDYLKLIGSKLGVEFKFETDTWSNLIEKIKAKEIDIIHPISYIEKRKEYINYAKSILDADLSIVSTDIQSEIDSLNDLKFKTVAVVKGWSSTKYLKKNYPEIIFKEFDTSKEKLEAVAFGKADAAIEYFITANYIKNRYLLNNLKIVHRIEIEDLKRSLHIAVRKDWEILVPIINKAIESITEEEILLLNRKWMNVKDDIVVLTEQEKDFLKKIPYILTRVAKDYYPFSFTEDSKEKGYVIDYTNLIAKKLGIEVRYVKNQTWKESIQDLKDTRIDILPMMKKTPEREMYAIFSTPLLETYIGIATLEKNIKKASLETLSGKKVGILGGYWFVDNLKKHYPKIKRVIYKSNLEALVGLKAGEIDAVVSTEPVMQYLIKRNFFSEIKTKPILNNVYLPKTIGRYAIRKDWPLMESILRKTMATIKEKDILALKEKWFGKRTNFSNPLGLKFNNDELMYMKNKKVIKMCVDPNWMPYEQIKNNKHIGMSSDYFDIFRKVIPIPVKLVNTDNWTQTLSYVKQRKCDLISLAIPTPMRLKYLDFSKSYIDVPLVMATDLMKPFVTSFTDVLNYKIGVVKGYAYYEILKNKYPKLNLVEVENVDDGMNKVISGEIYGFVDSLAVVGYSVQKNYLGSVKIAGEVDENLELGVAVRNDEPLLKSIFDKIISELKPSDHRSILNKWVSVTYDKSFDSSLAWKIAIAISIILGFFFYRQNMLKKQNNMLLNSQKILQEANEEFEHLINSTIEAIFVWKDDKCINANSEAVKLFGYKDKSDLLELSALDIVDPLFHEEVKEKREKKLTSAYEINAIKMDGTVFPVLVKGYNFILRNSEVRVSAFIDLSDIKHKERLLTEHTKMVALGEMLGNIAHQWRQPLSVISTAASGIQIQKDMGMLNDNMFNETMDSIVLNTNYLSNTINDFTNFIKDNKTKKDFDLKEHIKKDLTILNSMIKTEHINVVTNIEEDIIINNFENEFSQAIINIISNSKDAFVERNIENRLILIDGKKENNTVLLTIKDNANGISKDILDKVFEPYFTTKHKSQGTGVGLYMTNKIIVESMKGTIDVSNDNYTYEGVLYKGAMFRLTL; this is encoded by the coding sequence ATTATAATATTATACGTATTTTCAAATTACGTATTTGCACTTTCAAATACTCAATTTTTTGATAAATTGAATACTGAAGAAAAAGAATTCCTAAAAACACATCCTCAAATTATAGTATCAAACGAAAAAGATTGGGCACCTTATGATTACAATGAACAAGGAGTAGCAAAAGGTTATTCTATTGATTATTTAAAATTAATCGGATCAAAGTTGGGCGTAGAGTTTAAGTTTGAAACTGATACTTGGTCAAATCTAATAGAAAAAATTAAAGCAAAAGAAATCGATATAATTCACCCTATTTCTTATATTGAAAAAAGAAAAGAGTATATAAATTATGCTAAGAGTATTCTTGATGCAGATTTATCTATTGTAAGTACGGATATTCAGTCAGAAATAGACTCTTTAAATGATTTGAAATTTAAAACTGTTGCTGTTGTAAAAGGCTGGAGTTCAACAAAATATTTAAAAAAAAACTATCCAGAAATAATATTTAAAGAGTTTGATACTTCAAAGGAAAAACTTGAAGCTGTAGCCTTTGGAAAGGCAGATGCGGCTATTGAATATTTTATTACTGCTAATTATATTAAAAATAGATATTTACTGAATAATCTTAAAATAGTACATCGTATAGAGATAGAAGATTTAAAACGAAGTTTGCACATTGCAGTTAGAAAAGATTGGGAAATTTTAGTTCCAATTATTAATAAAGCTATTGAAAGTATTACAGAAGAAGAAATCTTATTATTAAACAGAAAATGGATGAATGTAAAAGATGATATTGTTGTTCTAACTGAACAAGAAAAAGACTTTTTAAAAAAGATTCCTTATATATTAACTCGTGTGGCAAAGGATTATTATCCTTTTTCTTTTACTGAAGATAGTAAGGAAAAAGGTTATGTAATAGACTATACAAATCTTATTGCTAAAAAATTAGGAATAGAAGTACGTTATGTAAAAAATCAAACTTGGAAAGAATCAATACAAGATTTAAAAGATACAAGAATTGATATTTTACCTATGATGAAAAAAACACCTGAAAGGGAAATGTATGCTATATTTAGTACCCCTCTTTTAGAAACCTATATAGGTATAGCAACATTAGAAAAGAATATAAAAAAAGCTTCTTTAGAAACTTTATCAGGTAAAAAAGTAGGTATTTTAGGAGGCTATTGGTTTGTAGATAATCTAAAAAAACACTATCCTAAAATAAAAAGAGTGATTTATAAAAGCAATTTAGAGGCATTGGTTGGTTTAAAAGCAGGAGAGATTGATGCTGTTGTTTCAACAGAACCTGTAATGCAATATCTAATAAAAAGAAATTTCTTTTCGGAAATAAAAACCAAACCTATATTAAATAATGTTTATTTACCTAAAACAATTGGTCGATATGCCATAAGAAAAGATTGGCCTTTAATGGAATCTATCTTACGAAAAACAATGGCTACGATAAAAGAAAAAGATATTTTGGCATTAAAAGAGAAGTGGTTTGGTAAAAGAACTAATTTCTCTAACCCTTTGGGATTAAAATTTAATAATGATGAATTAATGTACATGAAAAACAAAAAAGTTATAAAAATGTGTGTTGATCCCAATTGGATGCCATATGAACAAATCAAAAATAATAAACATATAGGTATGTCTTCTGATTATTTTGATATTTTTAGAAAAGTTATTCCTATTCCTGTTAAGTTGGTTAATACTGATAACTGGACGCAAACTCTTTCTTATGTAAAACAGAGAAAATGTGATTTGATTTCTTTAGCAATTCCTACTCCTATGAGATTAAAATACTTGGATTTTTCAAAAAGTTATATTGATGTACCTTTAGTAATGGCTACAGATCTTATGAAGCCTTTTGTTACGAGTTTCACAGATGTTTTAAATTATAAAATAGGTGTTGTAAAAGGGTATGCATATTATGAAATTTTAAAAAATAAATATCCTAAGCTAAATCTTGTAGAAGTTGAAAATGTAGATGATGGTATGAATAAGGTTATTTCTGGTGAGATTTATGGTTTTGTAGATTCCTTAGCCGTTGTAGGTTATAGTGTACAGAAGAATTATCTTGGAAGTGTAAAAATTGCAGGAGAGGTAGATGAAAATCTAGAACTTGGTGTTGCTGTACGAAATGATGAACCATTACTAAAAAGTATTTTTGACAAAATAATATCTGAATTAAAACCAAGTGATCACCGTAGTATCTTAAACAAATGGGTTTCTGTAACTTATGATAAATCTTTTGATTCTTCGTTAGCATGGAAAATTGCAATTGCAATTTCGATTATTTTAGGTTTCTTTTTCTATAGACAAAATATGTTAAAGAAACAAAACAATATGTTATTAAATTCTCAGAAAATATTACAAGAAGCAAATGAAGAGTTTGAACATTTGATTAATTCTACAATAGAAGCAATTTTTGTATGGAAAGATGACAAATGTATTAATGCAAATTCAGAAGCTGTGAAACTTTTTGGTTATAAGGATAAATCTGATTTATTAGAATTATCTGCACTTGACATAGTGGACCCGTTATTTCATGAAGAAGTAAAAGAGAAAAGAGAAAAAAAGTTAACTTCTGCTTATGAAATAAATGCTATAAAAATGGATGGTACTGTTTTCCCTGTTTTAGTAAAAGGATACAATTTTATTCTTAGAAATAGTGAAGTTAGAGTTTCTGCTTTTATTGATTTATCAGATATAAAACATAAAGAAAGATTATTGACAGAACATACAAAAATGGTTGCATTAGGTGAGATGTTAGGAAATATAGCCCATCAATGGAGACAACCTCTATCTGTTATTTCTACTGCGGCAAGTGGTATTCAAATACAAAAAGATATGGGGATGCTAAATGATAATATGTTTAATGAAACAATGGATTCAATTGTTTTAAATACTAATTATTTATCTAATACAATTAATGATTTTACAAATTTTATAAAAGATAATAAAACTAAAAAAGATTTTGATTTAAAAGAACATATCAAAAAAGATTTGACTATTTTAAATTCAATGATAAAAACTGAACATATTAATGTTGTTACAAATATTGAAGAAGATATTATTATAAATAATTTTGAAAATGAGTTTTCTCAAGCAATTATAAATATAATTTCTAATTCTAAAGATGCATTTGTTGAGCGTAATATAGAAAATAGACTTATTCTTATAGATGGAAAGAAAGAAAATAATACTGTTTTATTAACTATTAAAGACAATGCAAATGGGATATCTAAAGATATCCTTGATAAAGTTTTTGAACCTTACTTTACAACTAAACATAAATCTCAAGGAACAGGTGTAGGTTTATATATGACTAATAAAATCATTGTAGAGAGTATGAAAGGAACAATTGATGTTTCTAATGATAACTATACTTATGAAGGAGTTCTTTATAAAGGAGCCATGTTTAGGCTCACTTTATAA